A DNA window from Comamonas sp. 26 contains the following coding sequences:
- a CDS encoding CaiB/BaiF CoA-transferase family protein, whose translation MHSSSNSPSPASALPYAGIRVVEFTHMVMGPSCGLMLADLGAEVIKVEPVGHGRNGDATRKLLGSGSGFFPLFNRNKKSLTLDLQTPEGKEAALKLIATADVVTENFKPGTMQKLGLDYESLKEQFPRLIYVSHKGFLPGPYEHRTALDEVVQMMGGLAYMTGRPGDPLRAGTSVNDIMGGMFGAMGAMAALAQREKTGQGQEVQSALFENNVFLIAQHMMQYAVTGQPAAPMPARISAWAIYDVFEVKDGEQIFLAVVSDGAWREFCNAFDLTELHSDPRLGSNNDRVQARSWLMPLLREKMAAYSAAQIAQVFEKKGLPFAPIVRPHDLLDDPHLNATGALAPIQLPDGRESKTVLLPLTLDGKHLEVRLSPPKLGEHSLEILTALGYSPEQARALAQGQAA comes from the coding sequence ATGCACTCCTCCAGCAATTCCCCAAGCCCCGCCAGCGCCCTGCCCTACGCCGGTATTCGCGTGGTCGAATTCACCCACATGGTCATGGGCCCTAGCTGCGGACTCATGCTGGCCGACCTGGGTGCCGAAGTCATCAAGGTCGAGCCCGTGGGCCATGGCCGCAATGGTGACGCCACGCGCAAGCTGCTGGGCTCAGGCTCCGGTTTCTTCCCGCTGTTCAACCGCAACAAGAAAAGCCTGACCCTGGATTTGCAGACCCCCGAAGGCAAGGAAGCCGCTCTCAAACTGATTGCCACCGCCGATGTGGTGACCGAGAACTTCAAGCCCGGCACTATGCAAAAGCTGGGGCTGGACTATGAAAGCCTCAAAGAGCAGTTCCCCCGCCTGATTTATGTGAGCCACAAGGGCTTTCTGCCCGGCCCCTACGAGCACCGCACGGCCCTCGATGAAGTGGTGCAGATGATGGGCGGCCTAGCCTATATGACGGGCCGCCCCGGCGATCCGCTGCGCGCCGGCACCAGCGTCAACGACATCATGGGCGGCATGTTCGGTGCCATGGGAGCCATGGCGGCTCTTGCACAGCGCGAAAAAACCGGCCAGGGGCAAGAAGTACAAAGTGCACTGTTTGAAAACAATGTCTTTCTGATTGCCCAGCACATGATGCAGTACGCCGTCACCGGCCAACCCGCCGCCCCCATGCCCGCACGCATCTCTGCCTGGGCCATTTACGACGTGTTCGAAGTCAAGGACGGCGAGCAGATTTTTCTGGCCGTGGTCAGCGACGGCGCCTGGCGCGAGTTCTGCAACGCTTTCGACCTTACCGAGCTGCACAGCGACCCGCGCCTGGGCAGCAACAACGACCGCGTACAGGCCCGCAGCTGGCTGATGCCGCTGCTGCGCGAAAAAATGGCGGCTTACAGCGCCGCACAGATCGCCCAGGTATTTGAGAAAAAAGGCCTGCCGTTTGCACCCATTGTTCGCCCCCACGATCTGCTGGACGACCCGCACCTGAACGCCACTGGCGCACTGGCACCCATCCAGCTACCCGATGGCCGCGAGAGCAAAACCGTGCTGCTGCCGCTGACCCTGGACGGCAAGCACCTGGAGGTGCGCCTGTCCCCACCCAAGCTAGGTGAGCACAGCCTGGAGATTCTGACTGCTCTTGGCTATAGCCCAGAACAAGCCCGTGCTTTAGCACAAGGCCAGGCCGCCTGA
- a CDS encoding hydroxymethylglutaryl-CoA lyase, giving the protein MSSPSRFDVLISEVGPRDGLQSISTSMSTAHKCAWIDGLVASGLQEIEVGSFVSPKLLPQMADAAQIVAHAIQHSGVTVMALVPNIKGAEAAMRAGVHKITLPVSASPAHSMANVRKTPQQMVEEVRAIAQFRDDLAPQVYIEAGISTAFGCTLQGLVPEDDVIALAVACVQAGADESGLSDTTGMANPAQVKRLFTRLRSELGDHAGAAHMHNTRGLGLANCLAAYEAGVRTFDSSQAGLGGCPYAPGASGNVVTEDLVFMFEAMGIRTGIDIERLLAARNALAAGLPGEALYGMLPPAGLPKGFVPHPYSTH; this is encoded by the coding sequence ATGTCATCTCCATCTCGTTTCGACGTCTTGATCAGCGAAGTCGGTCCCCGCGACGGTCTGCAATCGATCTCCACCTCCATGAGCACCGCCCACAAATGCGCATGGATCGACGGTCTGGTTGCCTCGGGTCTGCAGGAGATAGAAGTCGGCTCCTTTGTCTCGCCCAAGCTCTTGCCGCAGATGGCCGATGCCGCCCAAATCGTCGCCCATGCCATCCAGCACAGCGGCGTCACCGTCATGGCTCTGGTGCCCAATATCAAAGGCGCAGAAGCGGCCATGCGCGCTGGCGTGCACAAGATCACCTTGCCTGTGTCGGCCAGCCCAGCCCATTCCATGGCCAATGTGCGCAAGACGCCCCAGCAGATGGTAGAGGAAGTGCGCGCCATTGCCCAGTTCCGCGACGACCTTGCGCCACAGGTGTATATCGAGGCGGGCATCTCCACCGCTTTTGGCTGCACGCTGCAAGGCTTGGTGCCCGAAGACGATGTGATTGCGCTGGCCGTGGCCTGCGTACAGGCAGGAGCAGATGAATCAGGCCTGTCTGATACTACGGGCATGGCTAACCCGGCACAGGTCAAGCGCCTGTTCACGCGGCTGCGCAGCGAACTGGGTGATCACGCAGGTGCCGCCCACATGCACAACACGCGTGGCCTGGGTCTGGCTAATTGCCTTGCCGCCTATGAAGCCGGTGTGCGCACCTTCGATTCTTCCCAGGCCGGGCTGGGCGGCTGCCCCTACGCACCCGGGGCCTCGGGCAATGTGGTGACAGAAGACCTGGTCTTTATGTTCGAAGCCATGGGCATACGTACCGGCATTGATATTGAGCGACTGCTTGCTGCGCGAAATGCGCTGGCCGCTGGCCTGCCGGGCGAGGCGCTTTACGGCATGCTGCCACCTGCGGGCCTGCCCAAAGGCTTTGTGCCTCATCCGTATTCCACGCACTGA
- a CDS encoding IclR family transcriptional regulator, which produces MPRKSQTESLADENAAPGGVAAVDRALSLLAAFGDGDDGLSLAQLAERTRLYKSTVLRLLASLEHGGWISRLDDGRYAVGPAVERLHRVYAQNFSLDSVVMPVLKSLVQATGESAAYHVRQGKERLCLYRVDSPHPVRDHARAGDLLPLDKGAGGRVLVAFDPELGDWQQKNRNHYARVRADGYEALVGDRHSEIAGISAPVFRQSGELAAALTLTMPAHRYDERYVKNVLQAARELGAQLV; this is translated from the coding sequence ATGCCGCGTAAATCTCAAACTGAATCCCTTGCCGATGAAAACGCGGCACCCGGTGGCGTGGCTGCGGTTGACCGGGCCTTGAGTCTGCTGGCGGCATTTGGTGATGGTGATGACGGCTTGAGCCTGGCCCAGTTGGCCGAACGCACTCGCTTGTACAAAAGCACGGTGCTGCGCCTGCTGGCATCCCTGGAGCACGGCGGCTGGATTAGCAGGCTGGACGATGGTCGCTATGCGGTAGGGCCGGCCGTGGAGCGCTTGCACAGGGTGTATGCGCAGAACTTTTCGCTGGACAGCGTGGTCATGCCGGTACTCAAATCTCTGGTGCAGGCCACGGGCGAGAGCGCTGCCTACCATGTGCGCCAGGGCAAGGAGAGGCTGTGCCTGTACCGCGTGGATTCACCGCACCCCGTGCGTGACCATGCGCGCGCGGGTGATTTGCTGCCACTGGACAAGGGCGCGGGCGGGCGCGTATTGGTGGCTTTTGACCCGGAGTTGGGTGACTGGCAGCAGAAAAACCGCAACCACTATGCGCGGGTGCGAGCCGATGGCTACGAGGCCTTGGTGGGTGACAGGCACAGCGAAATTGCCGGTATCTCAGCCCCTGTGTTCCGCCAGAGTGGGGAGTTGGCCGCAGCTTTGACGCTGACGATGCCTGCGCACCGCTATGACGAGCGTTATGTGAAAAACGTGTTGCAGGCGGCGCGAGAGCTGGGTGCACAGCTGGTTTGA
- a CDS encoding DNA ligase, whose amino-acid sequence MPALPPISLPKSLNGFLRCLLCACLCLSFPIQAQPAAQPPSLMLAHIWRQGLPLQDYWVSEKLDGVRGYWNGRQLISRGGQAIAAPAWFTQGWPSTPMDGELWAGRGQFPHAQSTTAQTQPGDAAWRRMQFMVFDLPAAAGSFDERLPLLKQTVAKINQPWVQMVAQQKLSSDAQLQALLNHVVKDGAEGLMLHKGSAPYRSGRSDDLLKLKPFDDAEARVIGYKPGRGQWQGMTGALIVQSPQGLQFALGSGLNAEQRKNPPSLGSWVTYRYQGLHEKSGLPRFARFVRVRDELGFQPEVGAR is encoded by the coding sequence ATGCCTGCGCTGCCGCCTATTTCGCTGCCCAAGTCTCTGAACGGGTTTCTTCGCTGCCTGCTCTGTGCCTGCCTTTGTCTGAGTTTTCCGATACAGGCTCAACCCGCAGCACAACCGCCATCACTAATGCTGGCCCATATCTGGCGCCAAGGATTGCCACTGCAGGACTACTGGGTCAGCGAAAAGCTGGACGGCGTGCGCGGCTACTGGAACGGCCGCCAGCTCATTAGCCGCGGCGGGCAGGCAATTGCAGCGCCAGCTTGGTTCACCCAAGGCTGGCCCAGCACACCCATGGATGGCGAGCTCTGGGCCGGGCGCGGCCAATTTCCCCATGCCCAGTCCACCACAGCGCAGACCCAGCCCGGCGATGCAGCCTGGCGGCGCATGCAGTTCATGGTGTTTGATCTGCCAGCAGCTGCTGGCAGTTTTGACGAACGCCTGCCGCTGCTCAAACAGACCGTGGCCAAAATCAACCAGCCTTGGGTGCAGATGGTGGCCCAGCAAAAACTGAGCAGTGACGCACAACTGCAGGCCTTGCTGAATCATGTCGTCAAAGATGGCGCTGAAGGCCTGATGCTGCACAAAGGCAGCGCGCCCTATCGCAGCGGGCGCAGCGATGACCTACTCAAGCTCAAACCGTTTGACGACGCCGAAGCACGCGTTATTGGCTACAAACCCGGACGCGGCCAGTGGCAGGGCATGACAGGCGCGCTCATCGTGCAAAGCCCGCAGGGCTTGCAGTTTGCGCTGGGCTCGGGCCTGAATGCCGAGCAGCGCAAAAATCCACCGTCACTGGGCAGCTGGGTCACCTACCGTTATCAAGGCCTGCATGAGAAAAGCGGCCTGCCGCGCTTCGCACGCTTTGTGCGGGTACGGGACGAACTGGGGTTTCAGCCAGAAGTTGGCGCACGATAA
- a CDS encoding superoxide dismutase family protein, translated as MPYRFLLLALSTAALAACSTPAPQPAQAIAKLQATSGSKVSGDVKFTQKDGQQLMISAVIYGLKPNSEHGFHIHDKGDCGDNGNAAAGHFNPMGNPHGKYDTTQHHMGDLPSLKADSNGVATVNVQSRDLTLLAGPGNVIDRAVIVHAQPDDYSTQPTGNAGARIACAVITRD; from the coding sequence ATGCCCTACCGCTTTCTGCTTCTCGCCCTCTCCACCGCTGCACTGGCTGCATGCAGCACCCCCGCGCCTCAGCCCGCGCAGGCCATTGCCAAGCTGCAAGCCACCTCGGGCAGCAAAGTCAGCGGTGATGTGAAGTTCACCCAGAAAGACGGCCAGCAGCTCATGATCAGTGCGGTGATTTATGGCCTCAAGCCCAATTCAGAGCACGGTTTCCACATCCATGACAAGGGCGATTGCGGCGACAACGGTAATGCCGCAGCGGGTCATTTCAACCCCATGGGCAACCCGCATGGCAAATATGACACCACCCAGCACCATATGGGCGACCTACCCAGCCTGAAGGCCGACTCCAACGGCGTCGCCACCGTCAATGTGCAGTCGCGTGACCTCACCTTGCTGGCCGGCCCGGGCAATGTGATTGACCGCGCCGTCATCGTTCACGCCCAGCCCGATGACTACAGCACCCAGCCCACAGGCAACGCCGGTGCCCGCATTGCCTGCGCCGTGATTACGCGCGACTAA
- the fabI gene encoding enoyl-ACP reductase FabI translates to MGFLAGKKLLITGVLSNRSIAYGIAKACHAQGAELAFSYVGERFKDRITEFAADFDSKLIFDCDVGSDEQIEKMFADLGAAWGKFDGFVHSIGFAPREAIAGNFLDGLSRENFRIAHDISAYSFPAMAKAAMPLLNDKSSLLTLSYLGALRSIPNYNTMGLAKASLEASVRYLAEAVGRTEDGRAIRANGISAGPIKTLAASGIKDFGKLLGRVADASPLRRNVTIEDVGNVAAFLLSDLASGVTAEITYVDGGFSQTAGLSADQV, encoded by the coding sequence ATGGGTTTTCTCGCCGGTAAAAAGCTGCTGATCACGGGCGTTCTGTCCAACCGTTCCATCGCCTACGGCATCGCCAAGGCCTGCCACGCACAAGGCGCCGAGCTGGCTTTCAGCTATGTAGGCGAACGCTTCAAGGACCGCATCACCGAGTTCGCAGCCGACTTTGACTCCAAGCTGATTTTTGATTGCGACGTGGGCAGCGATGAGCAAATCGAGAAGATGTTTGCCGATCTTGGCGCAGCCTGGGGCAAGTTCGACGGTTTTGTGCACTCCATCGGTTTTGCACCCCGCGAAGCCATTGCAGGCAACTTCCTCGATGGTCTGTCGCGCGAAAACTTCCGCATTGCGCACGACATCAGCGCTTACAGCTTCCCCGCCATGGCCAAGGCTGCCATGCCGCTGCTGAACGACAAGTCCTCGCTGCTGACCTTGTCCTACCTGGGCGCTCTGCGCTCCATCCCCAACTACAACACCATGGGTCTGGCCAAGGCATCGCTGGAAGCCTCCGTGCGCTACCTGGCTGAAGCCGTGGGCCGCACCGAAGACGGCCGCGCCATCCGCGCCAACGGCATCTCCGCCGGCCCCATCAAGACTCTGGCGGCCTCGGGCATCAAGGACTTCGGCAAGCTGCTGGGCCGCGTGGCCGATGCATCGCCCCTGCGCCGCAACGTGACGATTGAAGACGTGGGCAATGTCGCCGCCTTCCTGCTGTCCGATCTGGCATCGGGCGTGACTGCCGAAATCACCTATGTGGACGGCGGCTTCAGCCAGACGGCCGGCCTATCTGCCGATCAGGTCTAA
- a CDS encoding extracellular solute-binding protein: MRHWMICSALIACSQVATPALAAHAYALWGEPRYAADFKHFDYVNPAAPKGGELRMVSNLRYSTFDKYNPFTIKGSPPAYVGDMLLETLLAPSLDETATGYGLLAEDVEVAADGLSATFRLRKQARFHNGKPVLAQDVKHSYEMLLSKYASPGYKTLFAEVDGCDVLDERTVRFRFKKPNRDLPLTVGAALPVFSRDWGLDANGKPKPFDQVVTDIPIGSGPYKIGPVKFGKDITYVRDPAYWGAALPVRVGQGNFDRITIKIYKDGTARLEALKAGEFDLMRINSAGDWARRLTGKRFSSGELVKGEFENKLPSGFQSFFLNTRRDQLKDVRVREALGLAYDYEWMNRQMFYGAYQRVHGLFGNTACETTGEPTEQELALLQPYKASLPPDTLGPMAQPPRTDTGDGLRGNLRRAQKLLADAGWNVKDGALRNAAGEHMEIEYLDSGESSVKIVSSWMRNLEKLGITLKVRNVDYALYQQRMDKYDFDIVTLNVPGTHNPGQEYAELFGSAAADVEGGSNYVGLKSKAVDAIIAKMASAKSEQQMLPACHALERIIVHGHYLIPQYFSGKHRMVYDDWRLALPGKIPPYSPGELWVVYAAWAKQPPQTAPSAPTKP; encoded by the coding sequence ATGCGCCATTGGATGATTTGTTCAGCCCTGATTGCCTGCAGCCAAGTTGCCACGCCAGCTCTGGCGGCACATGCCTATGCACTATGGGGCGAGCCGCGGTATGCGGCTGACTTCAAGCACTTTGATTATGTGAATCCGGCTGCCCCTAAGGGCGGCGAGTTGCGCATGGTGAGTAATCTGCGTTACTCCACCTTTGACAAGTACAACCCCTTCACCATCAAAGGCTCGCCGCCCGCCTATGTGGGGGACATGCTGCTGGAGACGCTGCTGGCGCCCAGCTTGGATGAAACCGCCACGGGCTATGGCCTGTTGGCTGAAGATGTGGAGGTGGCTGCCGACGGCCTATCTGCCACCTTCAGGTTGCGCAAGCAGGCGCGCTTTCACAACGGCAAGCCCGTGCTGGCGCAGGATGTCAAGCACAGCTACGAGATGCTGCTGAGCAAATACGCATCGCCCGGCTACAAGACCCTGTTTGCCGAGGTGGATGGCTGCGATGTGCTGGATGAACGCACGGTGCGCTTTCGCTTTAAAAAGCCCAACCGAGATTTGCCGCTGACCGTTGGTGCAGCCCTGCCGGTGTTCAGCCGCGACTGGGGGCTGGATGCGAATGGCAAGCCCAAGCCTTTTGACCAAGTGGTGACGGATATACCCATTGGCAGTGGCCCCTACAAAATTGGCCCGGTCAAGTTTGGCAAGGACATTACCTATGTGCGCGACCCCGCTTACTGGGGTGCTGCGCTGCCGGTGCGCGTAGGGCAGGGCAATTTTGACCGCATCACCATCAAGATCTACAAAGACGGGACGGCGCGGCTGGAGGCGCTGAAGGCGGGCGAGTTTGATCTGATGCGCATCAACAGCGCAGGCGACTGGGCGCGGCGGTTGACGGGCAAGCGCTTTAGTTCGGGCGAGCTGGTCAAGGGTGAGTTTGAGAACAAGCTGCCCTCTGGCTTTCAGAGCTTTTTCTTGAACACACGGCGCGATCAGCTCAAAGATGTGCGTGTGCGCGAGGCGCTGGGCCTGGCCTACGACTACGAGTGGATGAACCGCCAGATGTTCTACGGCGCCTACCAGCGCGTGCATGGCCTGTTTGGCAACACGGCCTGCGAAACCACGGGTGAGCCCACCGAGCAAGAGCTGGCGCTGCTGCAGCCCTACAAGGCCAGTTTGCCGCCCGACACATTGGGTCCCATGGCCCAGCCGCCGCGCACCGATACTGGCGACGGCCTGCGCGGAAACCTGCGCCGCGCGCAGAAGCTGCTGGCCGATGCCGGCTGGAACGTCAAGGATGGAGCACTGCGCAACGCTGCTGGCGAGCACATGGAGATCGAGTACCTGGATAGCGGCGAAAGCAGCGTCAAGATTGTGAGCAGCTGGATGCGCAATCTGGAAAAGCTGGGTATCACGCTCAAGGTGCGCAATGTGGACTACGCCCTCTATCAACAGCGCATGGACAAATACGACTTCGACATCGTGACGCTGAACGTGCCCGGCACGCACAACCCGGGGCAGGAATATGCAGAGCTGTTCGGCAGCGCCGCCGCCGATGTTGAAGGTGGATCGAATTATGTCGGCCTGAAAAGCAAGGCGGTTGACGCCATCATCGCCAAGATGGCGTCGGCCAAATCCGAGCAGCAGATGCTGCCTGCCTGCCACGCGTTGGAGCGCATCATCGTGCACGGCCACTACCTGATTCCGCAGTACTTCTCTGGAAAGCACCGCATGGTGTATGACGACTGGAGGCTGGCCCTGCCGGGGAAGATTCCGCCTTATTCGCCGGGTGAACTGTGGGTGGTCTATGCCGCCTGGGCCAAGCAGCCACCGCAGACCGCGCCTTCCGCCCCCACCAAACCCTGA
- a CDS encoding microcin C ABC transporter permease YejB: MFAYILKRILLMIPTLLGVLLLTFVVIQFVPGGPVEQYLAEAKAGAGRGVEGASMSYRGGQGVDPKRLEEIKALYGFDKPPVERFMQMLGQFARFDLGTSFFQNKSVWALVKEKLPVSISLGLWTFFISYLVAVPLGIAKAVRAGSRFDLATTVLILVGYAIPGFVLGVALLVVFGGQLQWFPLRGLTSSNFDELSTLGQVVDYLWHIALPVTAMVAGSFAVTAMLTKNSFLEEIRKQYVLTARAKGLSERQVLYKHVFRNALIPIVTGFPSAFIGAFFAGALLIETLFSLDGLGLLSYESVIRRDFPVVLGTLYLFTLIGLVTKLISDLCYVWVDPRVKFD, encoded by the coding sequence ATGTTTGCCTATATTCTCAAACGCATCTTGCTGATGATCCCCACGCTGCTGGGTGTGCTGCTGCTGACCTTCGTCGTCATTCAGTTTGTGCCCGGTGGCCCCGTAGAGCAATATCTGGCAGAAGCCAAAGCCGGCGCGGGTCGCGGGGTTGAAGGCGCATCCATGAGCTATCGCGGCGGGCAGGGAGTGGACCCCAAGCGGCTTGAAGAAATCAAGGCCCTGTATGGCTTTGACAAGCCGCCTGTCGAGCGCTTTATGCAGATGCTGGGTCAGTTTGCACGCTTTGATCTGGGCACCAGCTTCTTTCAGAACAAAAGCGTGTGGGCCTTGGTCAAGGAAAAACTGCCTGTTTCCATCAGTCTGGGTTTGTGGACGTTTTTCATCAGCTATCTGGTCGCCGTGCCGCTGGGCATTGCCAAGGCCGTGCGGGCCGGCTCGCGCTTTGATCTGGCCACCACGGTGTTGATTCTGGTGGGCTATGCCATCCCCGGCTTTGTGCTGGGCGTGGCCCTGCTGGTGGTTTTTGGCGGTCAGCTGCAATGGTTCCCGCTGCGGGGGCTGACCTCATCGAACTTTGATGAACTCAGCACCCTAGGCCAGGTGGTGGATTACCTCTGGCATATCGCGCTGCCCGTGACGGCCATGGTGGCGGGTAGTTTTGCGGTCACGGCCATGTTGACCAAGAACTCCTTTTTGGAAGAAATCCGCAAGCAATACGTGTTGACGGCAAGGGCCAAGGGCCTCTCGGAGCGGCAGGTGCTCTACAAGCATGTGTTTCGCAATGCGCTGATTCCCATCGTCACCGGCTTCCCGTCCGCCTTTATTGGCGCCTTCTTCGCAGGGGCGCTGCTGATCGAGACGCTGTTTTCGCTCGACGGCCTGGGTCTGCTCAGCTACGAAAGCGTGATTCGCCGCGATTTCCCCGTGGTGCTGGGCACGCTGTATCTGTTCACGCTGATCGGGCTGGTGACCAAGCTCATCAGCGATCTTTGCTATGTCTGGGTTGATCCCCGGGTCAAGTTCGACTGA
- a CDS encoding ABC transporter permease, translating to MNAGVKVVPPAPTAVQSESPGRRAWRRFKSNRLGFVSLIVFAVLVVLSLFAEVLSNDKPLLVRYEGQTYLPLLNDYPETTFGGDFHTPTDYLDPFIQQKLSEGGNWAIFPINRYGKATINYFAKQPNPSAPSADNWLGTDDRGRDLLAQLIYGFRVSVLFGLALTVVGVLLGVLAGAVQGFFGGKTDLAFQRFTEIWGSMPELYLLIIFSALFAPSVSLLLVLLSLFGWMGLADYVRAEFFRNRQLDYVKSAQALGASNRSIIFRHILPNSMTPVITFLPFRMSGAILALTSLDFLGLGVPPGTPSLGELLSQGKNNIDAWWISLSTFAVLVISLLLLTFMGDALRDALDPRKQARSAAAKSAGGKP from the coding sequence ATGAATGCAGGAGTGAAAGTCGTGCCGCCAGCACCTACTGCTGTCCAGTCGGAATCGCCGGGGCGCAGGGCCTGGCGACGCTTTAAATCCAACCGGCTGGGCTTTGTCAGTCTGATAGTTTTTGCGGTGCTGGTCGTGCTCAGCCTGTTTGCAGAAGTGCTCTCCAACGACAAGCCTCTCCTCGTACGCTATGAGGGGCAGACCTATCTGCCGCTGCTCAATGACTACCCCGAGACCACTTTTGGCGGTGACTTTCATACGCCCACGGACTACCTCGATCCCTTTATTCAGCAAAAGCTGAGCGAGGGAGGCAACTGGGCCATTTTTCCCATCAACCGCTACGGCAAAGCCACCATCAACTACTTTGCCAAGCAGCCTAACCCCTCTGCCCCATCGGCCGATAACTGGCTGGGCACGGACGACCGGGGGCGCGATCTGCTGGCGCAGCTCATCTACGGCTTTCGCGTCAGCGTGCTGTTCGGGTTGGCGCTGACGGTGGTGGGCGTGCTGCTGGGCGTGCTGGCCGGGGCCGTGCAGGGCTTTTTTGGCGGCAAGACTGACCTGGCCTTTCAGCGCTTTACAGAAATCTGGGGCTCCATGCCCGAGCTATACCTGCTCATCATCTTCAGTGCGCTGTTTGCGCCCAGCGTGTCGTTGCTGCTGGTCTTGCTCAGCCTGTTTGGCTGGATGGGTCTGGCAGACTATGTGCGGGCCGAATTCTTCCGCAATCGCCAGCTTGACTATGTCAAATCTGCCCAGGCGCTGGGTGCCAGCAATCGCTCTATCATCTTTCGCCACATTCTGCCCAACAGCATGACGCCGGTGATCACCTTTCTGCCCTTTCGCATGAGCGGGGCCATTCTGGCGCTGACGTCGCTGGACTTTTTGGGGCTGGGCGTCCCGCCCGGCACACCCAGCCTGGGTGAGCTGTTGAGTCAGGGCAAAAACAATATTGATGCGTGGTGGATTTCTCTGTCCACCTTTGCCGTGCTTGTCATCAGTTTGCTGCTGCTGACCTTTATGGGCGATGCCCTGCGCGATGCACTGGACCCTCGCAAGCAGGCGCGCAGCGCTGCGGCCAAAAGTGCGGGAGGCAAGCCATGA